Proteins encoded by one window of Pseudomonas tructae:
- a CDS encoding efflux RND transporter periplasmic adaptor subunit gives MLRRRMLIMLGVVLLLVLILGGYKAFTLYQQIQLFSVPKPAISVAATEARERVWQNRLPAVGSLKALQGVDLSLEIAGTVKALLFESGQKVSKGQQLLQLDSDVETALLGTALADLGLAQVDYNRGSQLVGSQAISKGEFDRLSAQFKRNKAVVEQLKAALAKKSIDAPFNGTIGIRQVDVGDYLASGTVIATLQDLSSLYVDFFVPEQSIPKLSIGQQVLVNVAAYPQEQFPGSISAINPKVEDSTRNVQVRATLANPDGKLLPGMFTSLQVLLPDPQPQVVVPESAVTYTLYGNSVYVAVPKEAEKTEGNTQARPPLIAERRFVETGERRDGLVVIHKGLKAGETVVTAGQLKLTQGASISISPDKALQAPTSPPRGN, from the coding sequence ATGCTGCGCCGCCGCATGCTGATCATGTTGGGTGTTGTCCTGTTGCTCGTGCTGATTCTGGGGGGCTACAAGGCCTTTACCCTCTATCAGCAAATCCAGTTGTTCTCGGTCCCCAAGCCTGCGATCAGCGTGGCGGCGACCGAGGCCCGCGAGCGCGTCTGGCAGAACCGCCTGCCTGCGGTCGGCAGCCTCAAGGCCCTGCAAGGGGTCGACCTGAGCCTGGAAATCGCCGGCACGGTCAAGGCCCTGCTGTTCGAGTCCGGGCAGAAGGTCAGCAAGGGCCAGCAGTTGCTGCAACTGGACAGCGATGTCGAAACCGCGCTGCTGGGTACCGCCCTGGCCGATCTGGGGCTGGCCCAGGTCGACTACAACCGCGGCAGCCAACTGGTCGGCAGCCAGGCCATTTCCAAGGGCGAGTTCGATCGCTTGAGCGCACAGTTCAAGCGCAACAAGGCGGTGGTCGAGCAACTCAAGGCGGCACTGGCGAAAAAGAGCATCGACGCGCCCTTCAACGGCACCATCGGCATCCGCCAGGTGGACGTCGGCGATTACCTGGCCAGCGGCACGGTGATCGCCACCCTGCAGGACCTGAGTAGCCTCTACGTCGACTTTTTCGTCCCGGAACAATCAATCCCCAAGCTGAGCATCGGCCAGCAGGTGCTGGTCAATGTTGCCGCCTACCCACAGGAACAATTCCCCGGCAGCATCAGCGCCATCAACCCCAAAGTCGAAGACAGCACTCGCAACGTGCAGGTCCGCGCCACCCTGGCCAACCCCGACGGCAAGTTGCTTCCGGGCATGTTCACCAGCCTGCAGGTGCTGCTGCCCGACCCGCAGCCGCAGGTGGTGGTGCCGGAAAGCGCGGTGACCTACACCCTGTATGGCAACTCGGTGTATGTCGCGGTGCCGAAGGAGGCTGAAAAGACCGAAGGCAACACCCAGGCCCGGCCGCCACTGATAGCCGAACGCCGCTTCGTTGAAACCGGCGAACGCCGTGATGGCCTGGTGGTCATCCACAAGGGCCTCAAGGCCGGCGAAACCGTGGTCACTGCCGGCCAGTTGAAACTCACCCAGGGCGCCTCGATCAGCATCAGCCCGGACAAGGCCCTGCAAGCGCCAACCAGCCCGCCGCGCGGCAACTGA
- a CDS encoding multidrug efflux RND transporter permease subunit, whose protein sequence is MAFTDPFIRRPVLASVVSLLIVLLGLQAWSKLPIRQYPQMENALITVTTAYPGANAETIQGYITQPLQQSLASAEGIDYMTSVSRQNFSVISIYARIGSDSDRLFTELLAKANEVKNKLPQDAEDPVLSKEAADASALMYVSFYSSELSNPQITDYLSRVIQPKLATLPGMAEAEILGNQLFAMRLWIDPVKLAGYGLSANDVTQAVRGYNFLSAAGELKGEYIVTSINATTELKTAEAFANIPLKTSGDSRVLLGDVARVEMGAENYDTVSSFDGTPSVYIGIKATPAANPLEVIKEVRKLMPELESQLPSNLKASIAYDATLFIQASIDEVVKTLVEAVLIVIVVVFLFLGALRSVLIPVITIPLSMIGVLFFMQLMGYSLNLLTLLAMVLAIGLVVDDAIVVVENIHRHIEEGKSPHQAALEGAREIAMPVVSMTITLAAVYAPIGFLEGLTGALFKEFALTLAGAVVISGIVALTLSPMMCALLLRHEENPTGLAHRLDVLFERLKQRYQTILHATLNTRPVVLVFALIMLCLIPVFLMFTKNELAPDEDQGVIFMMATAPQPTNLDYLNSYTDEFVKIFKAFPEYYSSFQINGFNGVQSGIGGFLLKPWNERERTQMELLPLVQAKLESISGLQIFGFNLPSLPGTGEGLPFIFVINTANDYASLLEVAERVKARAQASGKFAFLDIDLAFDKPEVVVDIDRAKAAQMGVSMDALGGTLATLLGEAEINRFTIDGRSYKVIAQVERPYRDNPDWLNNYYVKNQQGQMLPLSTLISISDRARPRQLNQFQQLNSAIIQGFPMVSMGEALDTVRTIAREEAPEGYGFDYGGAARQFVQEGSALWVTFGLALAIIFLVLAAQFESFRDPLVILVTVPLSICGALIPLFLGISSMNIYTQVGLVTLIGLISKHGILIVEFANQLRVQKGLSAREAVEEAASIRLRPVLMTTAAMVFGMVPLILATGAGAVSRFDIGTVIATGMSVGTLFTLFVLPCIYTLLAAPAALNR, encoded by the coding sequence ATGGCCTTTACCGATCCGTTCATCCGCCGTCCGGTGCTGGCCAGTGTGGTCAGCCTGCTGATCGTCCTGCTGGGCTTGCAGGCCTGGAGCAAGCTGCCGATCCGTCAATACCCGCAAATGGAAAACGCCCTGATCACGGTGACCACCGCCTACCCCGGGGCCAACGCCGAGACCATCCAGGGCTATATCACCCAGCCACTGCAGCAAAGCCTGGCCAGCGCCGAAGGCATCGACTACATGACCTCGGTGAGCCGGCAGAACTTCTCGGTGATTTCGATCTACGCGCGTATCGGCTCGGACAGCGACCGGTTGTTCACCGAACTGCTGGCCAAGGCCAACGAGGTCAAGAACAAGCTGCCCCAGGATGCCGAAGACCCGGTGCTCAGCAAGGAAGCCGCCGATGCCTCGGCGCTGATGTACGTAAGCTTCTACAGCAGTGAACTGAGCAACCCGCAAATCACCGACTACCTGTCACGGGTGATCCAGCCCAAACTTGCGACCCTGCCAGGCATGGCCGAGGCAGAAATCCTTGGCAACCAGCTGTTCGCCATGCGCCTGTGGATCGACCCGGTGAAGCTGGCCGGCTATGGCCTGAGCGCCAATGACGTGACCCAGGCGGTGCGCGGCTACAACTTCCTCTCCGCCGCCGGTGAGCTCAAGGGTGAATACATCGTCACCAGCATCAATGCCACCACCGAGCTGAAAACCGCCGAAGCCTTCGCCAATATCCCGCTCAAGACCAGCGGTGACAGCCGGGTGCTGCTCGGCGATGTGGCACGGGTCGAAATGGGCGCAGAAAACTACGACACAGTCAGCTCCTTCGATGGCACGCCATCGGTGTACATCGGCATCAAAGCCACCCCGGCAGCCAACCCACTGGAAGTGATCAAGGAAGTGCGCAAGCTCATGCCCGAGCTTGAAAGCCAGCTGCCATCGAACCTCAAAGCCTCGATCGCCTACGACGCCACCCTGTTCATCCAGGCCTCGATCGACGAGGTGGTGAAAACCCTGGTCGAAGCGGTGCTGATCGTCATTGTCGTGGTCTTCCTGTTCCTGGGTGCCTTGCGTTCGGTGCTGATCCCGGTGATCACCATTCCGCTGTCGATGATCGGCGTACTGTTCTTCATGCAGTTGATGGGCTACTCGCTCAACCTGCTGACGTTGCTGGCCATGGTTCTGGCTATCGGCCTTGTGGTCGACGACGCCATCGTCGTGGTGGAAAACATCCACCGGCATATCGAAGAAGGCAAATCTCCCCACCAGGCGGCCCTGGAAGGCGCACGCGAAATCGCCATGCCGGTGGTGTCGATGACCATTACCCTGGCCGCGGTCTATGCGCCGATCGGCTTTCTCGAAGGCCTCACCGGCGCGCTGTTCAAGGAGTTCGCCCTGACCCTGGCCGGCGCCGTGGTGATCTCCGGCATCGTCGCCCTGACCCTATCGCCGATGATGTGCGCCCTGCTCCTGCGTCACGAAGAGAACCCCACGGGCCTGGCCCACCGCCTGGATGTGTTGTTCGAGCGGCTCAAGCAACGCTACCAGACCATCCTCCATGCCACCCTCAACACCCGGCCGGTGGTGCTGGTGTTCGCGCTGATCATGCTGTGCCTGATTCCGGTGTTTTTGATGTTCACCAAGAACGAGTTGGCGCCGGACGAGGACCAGGGCGTCATCTTCATGATGGCCACCGCCCCGCAGCCAACCAACCTCGACTACCTGAACAGCTATACCGACGAGTTCGTCAAGATCTTCAAGGCGTTCCCCGAGTACTACTCGTCGTTCCAGATCAACGGTTTCAATGGCGTACAGTCAGGCATCGGCGGCTTTCTGCTCAAGCCCTGGAACGAACGCGAGCGCACCCAGATGGAACTGCTACCGCTGGTACAGGCCAAGCTTGAGAGCATCAGTGGCCTGCAGATATTCGGCTTCAACCTGCCGTCACTGCCCGGTACCGGCGAAGGCTTGCCGTTCATCTTCGTGATCAATACCGCCAACGACTACGCCTCACTGCTGGAGGTGGCCGAACGGGTCAAGGCTCGCGCGCAGGCGTCGGGCAAGTTCGCCTTCCTCGATATCGACCTGGCCTTCGACAAACCCGAGGTGGTAGTCGATATCGACCGGGCCAAGGCTGCGCAAATGGGGGTGTCCATGGATGCTCTGGGCGGCACCCTGGCAACGCTGCTGGGTGAAGCGGAGATCAACCGCTTTACCATCGATGGGCGCAGCTACAAGGTCATTGCCCAGGTTGAGCGCCCCTACCGCGACAACCCCGACTGGCTGAACAATTACTACGTGAAGAACCAGCAGGGGCAGATGCTGCCGCTATCGACCCTGATCAGCATCAGCGACCGTGCCCGCCCGCGCCAGCTCAACCAGTTCCAGCAGTTGAACTCGGCGATCATCCAGGGTTTTCCGATGGTCAGCATGGGCGAGGCGCTGGATACCGTACGTACCATCGCCCGTGAAGAAGCGCCAGAAGGCTATGGCTTTGACTATGGCGGCGCGGCGCGTCAGTTTGTCCAGGAGGGCAGTGCCTTGTGGGTAACCTTCGGCCTGGCCCTGGCGATCATCTTTTTGGTGCTGGCCGCTCAGTTCGAGAGCTTTCGCGACCCGCTGGTGATCCTGGTGACTGTACCGTTGTCGATCTGCGGGGCATTGATCCCGCTGTTCCTGGGTATCTCGAGCATGAACATCTATACCCAGGTGGGCTTGGTGACCCTGATCGGGCTGATCAGCAAGCACGGTATTCTGATCGTCGAATTTGCCAACCAGTTACGTGTGCAGAAGGGTCTGAGCGCCCGCGAGGCGGTGGAGGAAGCCGCTTCCATCCGCTTGCGCCCGGTGTTGATGACCACCGCGGCAATGGTCTTTGGCATGGTGCCGCTGATCCTGGCCACTGGCGCCGGAGCGGTCAGCCGTTTTGATATCGGTACGGTAATCGCGACCGGAATGTCGGTGGGCACGCTGTTCACCCTGTTCGTGCTGCCGTGCATCTACACCTTGCTGGCCGCTCCTGCAGCGCTCAACCGCTAG
- a CDS encoding lipopolysaccharide kinase InaA family protein produces the protein MGFERTAATTNKDQFDHFWQQQGEWVEEPNQRRGGESGVQRLSDDTGHTFYAKRQIGHIYRSLLHPFGRPTVLREYDALNSFEQLGVRVPHIVYCGVERDAEHQWRALLVSEALEGFEDIDSWFADGARERYHPALLERVLQDLAGNLARMHRGHWQHGCLYGKHVFVKVIGEGAQARAEVALLDLEKCRRRISCQRAAANDLKQLRRHSSFNDAEWQKLLYFYQMAFGSPVKGLE, from the coding sequence ATGGGGTTCGAGCGCACAGCAGCAACGACGAACAAGGATCAGTTCGATCATTTCTGGCAGCAGCAGGGCGAATGGGTGGAAGAGCCCAACCAGCGCCGCGGCGGCGAGAGTGGTGTACAGCGGCTGAGCGACGACACTGGCCATACGTTTTATGCCAAGCGCCAGATTGGCCACATCTATCGCAGTTTGTTGCACCCCTTTGGCCGCCCTACCGTGCTACGCGAGTACGATGCCCTGAACAGCTTCGAGCAACTTGGGGTGCGGGTGCCGCATATTGTCTATTGCGGTGTCGAGCGCGACGCCGAGCACCAGTGGCGGGCATTGCTGGTCAGCGAGGCGCTGGAAGGGTTCGAGGATATCGACAGCTGGTTCGCCGATGGCGCCCGTGAACGCTATCACCCAGCACTGCTTGAGCGAGTCCTGCAGGACCTGGCCGGCAACCTGGCGCGCATGCACCGTGGCCACTGGCAGCACGGTTGCCTGTATGGCAAGCATGTATTCGTCAAAGTCATTGGCGAAGGCGCTCAAGCCCGGGCTGAAGTGGCGCTACTGGACCTGGAAAAGTGCCGTCGGCGTATCAGTTGCCAGCGCGCTGCCGCCAATGACCTTAAACAATTGCGCCGCCACTCGTCTTTCAACGACGCAGAGTGGCAAAAACTGCTCTATTTTTACCAAATGGCGTTTGGCAGCCCTGTCAAAGGTTTAGAGTAA
- a CDS encoding class I SAM-dependent methyltransferase: protein MRSPIKLEFSDKYDQQHAQEYFLKHHDGMARRMSHQRDEQLARRALALAGEPGLVLDLPCGAGRFWPLLAEKPNRVIIGADNSEAMLETARASQPAHVVERVRTLQTSAFAIDLPDNSVDSIFCMRLMHHIGEAAHRKTLLSEFQRVTRDSVIVSLWVDGNFKAWRRKKLEQRRYAQSGQGSYQNRFVLPAATVEEEFEAAGFRIQERLDFLPFYAMWRVYLLRKG from the coding sequence ATGCGTAGCCCCATCAAACTCGAGTTTTCGGACAAGTACGACCAGCAGCATGCCCAGGAGTATTTCCTCAAGCACCATGACGGCATGGCGCGCAGGATGTCCCATCAGCGTGACGAGCAACTGGCCCGTCGCGCCCTGGCCCTGGCGGGTGAACCCGGGTTGGTACTGGATCTGCCGTGTGGCGCCGGGCGCTTCTGGCCATTGCTGGCGGAAAAACCCAACCGGGTGATCATCGGTGCCGACAACTCCGAAGCCATGCTCGAGACCGCACGGGCCTCGCAACCGGCACATGTGGTGGAACGGGTACGTACTTTGCAGACTTCTGCGTTCGCCATCGATTTACCGGATAACTCGGTCGACAGTATTTTCTGCATGCGGCTGATGCATCACATCGGCGAAGCGGCCCACCGCAAGACATTACTTTCGGAATTTCAAAGGGTTACCCGCGACAGCGTGATTGTTTCGCTGTGGGTGGACGGCAATTTCAAAGCCTGGCGACGCAAGAAACTCGAGCAACGGCGTTACGCGCAAAGCGGGCAGGGCAGTTACCAGAATCGCTTTGTGTTACCAGCTGCTACGGTTGAAGAAGAATTTGAGGCCGCAGGTTTCCGCATTCAGGAACGATTGGATTTCCTGCCGTTCTATGCCATGTGGCGAGTCTATCTATTGCGTAAGGGGTAA
- a CDS encoding sensor histidine kinase, translating into MEFKQSLAQRIIIAFALMSALVAGAFAFGIVATVHLVEERLISAVLGGDLQRLLRMDSVGDWSHRPRPDQLFYFSGGRDEFELPKDLRHLDRGFHEVFRDDLSYHAMVEIVDGRRYVLLQDQSDFEERERVLFAVVVVGFVLSLALAVFLGWVLARRVMAPVIRLARQVRHRDQLLGLAPPLAPDYAADEVGQLAVAFDDTLGRLRDALTRERLFTSDVSHELRTPLMVLASSCELLLVNPNIDPRARSQVERIARATEEMQELVKTFLMLARAQRDEGAVASQASMKEVADDLIGVWRDTIEQKGLTLLYDAKAAPSTLYNATFLQAVMGNLLRNAAHYTDRGFIRLTLEPAGFLVEDSGVGIPEEQREAMFRPFVRGDERRGEGLGLGLSLVQRICDDQGWTVGLTAMVPHGCRFHVDLSLAPECGQEGQ; encoded by the coding sequence ATGGAGTTTAAGCAGAGCCTTGCCCAGCGGATCATCATTGCCTTTGCCTTGATGAGTGCGCTGGTGGCGGGGGCTTTTGCCTTCGGCATCGTCGCCACGGTACACCTGGTTGAAGAGCGGCTGATTTCCGCCGTATTGGGCGGTGACCTGCAGCGTTTGCTGCGCATGGACAGCGTTGGCGACTGGAGCCACCGCCCGCGGCCGGATCAGTTGTTCTATTTCAGCGGCGGGCGCGACGAATTCGAACTGCCCAAAGACTTGCGCCATCTTGATCGCGGCTTTCATGAAGTGTTTCGCGACGACCTGTCCTATCACGCGATGGTCGAGATCGTTGATGGACGGCGTTATGTGCTGCTTCAGGACCAGAGTGATTTCGAAGAGCGTGAGCGGGTGCTGTTCGCGGTCGTGGTGGTCGGCTTCGTGCTGAGCCTGGCGCTGGCAGTGTTTCTGGGTTGGGTCCTGGCTCGACGGGTAATGGCGCCGGTCATTCGCCTGGCCCGCCAGGTTCGTCATCGTGATCAACTGCTTGGCCTGGCGCCGCCACTGGCGCCGGATTACGCGGCGGACGAAGTCGGTCAGCTGGCGGTAGCCTTCGACGACACCCTGGGGCGTCTGCGTGATGCCCTGACCCGTGAGCGGCTGTTTACCAGTGATGTCAGCCATGAGTTGCGTACTCCGCTGATGGTCCTGGCCAGCTCCTGTGAACTGTTGCTGGTCAACCCCAACATCGACCCGCGAGCGCGCTCGCAGGTCGAGCGCATTGCCCGGGCCACCGAAGAGATGCAGGAGCTGGTGAAAACCTTCCTGATGCTTGCCCGCGCCCAGCGCGATGAAGGCGCGGTTGCTTCGCAAGCGAGCATGAAGGAGGTGGCGGACGACCTGATTGGCGTCTGGCGCGACACCATCGAGCAGAAAGGCCTGACCTTGCTGTACGACGCCAAGGCCGCTCCCTCGACGCTGTACAACGCCACTTTTCTCCAGGCGGTCATGGGCAACCTGTTGCGTAACGCCGCGCATTACACCGATCGGGGCTTTATACGCCTGACCCTGGAACCGGCAGGCTTTCTGGTCGAAGACAGTGGCGTCGGGATTCCTGAAGAGCAGCGCGAAGCCATGTTCAGACCGTTCGTACGCGGTGATGAGCGACGCGGCGAAGGCTTGGGCCTGGGCTTGTCATTGGTTCAGCGGATTTGCGATGACCAGGGTTGGACCGTCGGCCTCACGGCCATGGTGCCCCACGGATGCCGCTTTCATGTGGACCTGAGCCTGGCCCCCGAGTGCGGGCAAGAGGGGCAATAG
- the colR gene encoding two-component system response regulator ColR — protein sequence MRILLVEDNRDILANLADYLGLKGYTVDCAQDGLSGLHLAATEHYDLIVLDIMLPGIDGYTLCKRLREDARRDTPVIMLTARDQLDDRLQGFRSGADDYLLKPFALSELAARIEAVLRRAQGGGRRTLQISDLIYDLDTLEVTREGKLLKLNPVGLKLLAVLMQKSPHVLRREVLEEALWGDDCPDSDSLRSHVHQLRQVIDKPFEKPLLHTVHGVGYRLAEGRDGV from the coding sequence ATGCGCATTCTTTTGGTTGAAGACAACCGCGATATCCTTGCCAACCTGGCTGACTACCTGGGCCTCAAGGGTTACACCGTCGACTGTGCACAGGATGGCTTGTCTGGCCTGCACTTGGCCGCCACCGAGCACTATGACCTGATCGTGCTCGATATCATGCTTCCGGGCATTGACGGTTACACCCTGTGCAAGCGCCTGCGCGAAGATGCCCGGCGCGATACCCCGGTGATCATGCTCACTGCCCGGGACCAACTGGATGACCGCCTGCAGGGCTTTCGCTCCGGGGCTGATGACTACCTGCTCAAGCCATTCGCATTGTCGGAGCTGGCTGCGCGTATCGAGGCGGTACTGCGCAGAGCCCAAGGCGGGGGCCGGCGTACTCTGCAGATCAGCGACCTGATCTACGACCTGGACACCCTGGAGGTGACCCGCGAGGGCAAGTTGCTCAAGCTCAACCCGGTTGGCCTCAAACTGCTGGCGGTGCTGATGCAGAAGAGTCCCCATGTGCTGCGCCGCGAAGTGCTTGAAGAGGCCCTGTGGGGAGATGATTGTCCCGACAGCGACAGCCTGCGCAGTCATGTTCATCAATTGCGCCAGGTGATCGACAAACCGTTTGAAAAGCCCCTGCTGCACACCGTCCATGGCGTCGGCTATCGCCTGGCCGAGGGCCGTGATGGAGTTTAA
- a CDS encoding phosphatase PAP2 family protein, with protein sequence MLLRAPSRPLNVWIALGIPTITALILILLELTSLDMDLAKLAFDPVAGEFIGRHSYFLEDILHDRAKQVVIAMGVAAIVAFVASFFWPRLFSWRRELGCLVLAMGLSTSFVTPLKAVTAVQCPWSLSEFGGKQTYSELLSPRPPTDKPGRCWPGGHAATGFTLFALFFALRDRRPRLARAALLFAFGLGTLFSIGRMLQGAHFFSHNVWTAVFCWLISLGCYYWVLYHRPALVPVGAGMRRSYRV encoded by the coding sequence ATGCTCCTACGTGCCCCTTCCCGCCCGCTCAACGTGTGGATTGCCCTTGGCATCCCGACCATCACTGCGCTGATCTTGATTCTGCTGGAGCTGACCTCACTGGACATGGACCTGGCCAAGCTGGCGTTCGACCCAGTGGCCGGAGAGTTCATTGGTCGGCACAGCTACTTTCTAGAAGATATCCTGCATGATCGAGCCAAACAGGTAGTGATCGCCATGGGTGTGGCGGCTATCGTCGCCTTTGTCGCCAGTTTTTTCTGGCCACGGCTGTTCAGCTGGCGCCGCGAGCTGGGGTGCCTGGTCCTGGCCATGGGCTTGTCGACCAGCTTTGTCACACCGCTCAAGGCAGTGACGGCAGTGCAATGCCCATGGAGCTTGAGCGAGTTCGGTGGCAAGCAAACCTACAGCGAGCTGCTCAGCCCGCGTCCGCCAACCGACAAGCCCGGTCGCTGCTGGCCGGGTGGCCACGCTGCCACGGGGTTCACCCTGTTTGCGCTGTTCTTTGCCCTGCGTGACCGCCGTCCACGGCTGGCACGAGCGGCATTGCTGTTCGCATTTGGCCTGGGCACGCTGTTTTCGATCGGGCGCATGCTGCAGGGCGCTCACTTCTTTTCGCACAACGTCTGGACCGCAGTGTTTTGCTGGCTGATCAGCCTTGGGTGTTACTACTGGGTGCTGTACCACCGGCCAGCACTGGTTCCAGTGGGAGCGGGGATGCGGCGCTCCTACAGGGTGTAA
- the groL gene encoding chaperonin GroEL (60 kDa chaperone family; promotes refolding of misfolded polypeptides especially under stressful conditions; forms two stacked rings of heptamers to form a barrel-shaped 14mer; ends can be capped by GroES; misfolded proteins enter the barrel where they are refolded when GroES binds), protein MAAKDVIFGDSARKKMLVGVNILADAVKATLGPKGRNVVLAKSFGAPTITKDGVSVAKEIELKDTFENMGAQLLKDVASKANDEAGDGTTTATVLAQAIVSEGLKAVAAGMNPMDLKRGIEKATIAIVKELKSLSKPCADSKAIAQVGTISANSDNSIGDIIAEAMEKVGKEGVITVEEGSGLENELSVVEGMQFDRGYLSPYFVNKPDTMVAELDGPLLLLVDKKISNIRELLPVLEAVAKAGRPLLIVAEDVEGEALATLVVNNMRGIVKVAAVKAPGFGDRRKAMLQDIAVLTGGTVISEEIGLSLESATLEHLGNAKRVTLSKENTIIVDGAGVQADIEARIAQIRTQVGETSSDYDREKLQERLAKLAGGVAVIKVGAGTEVEMKEKKARVEDALHATRAAVEEGVVPGGGVALVRALQAIADLKGDNEEQNVGIQLLRRAVEAPLRQIVANAGDEPSVVVDKVKQGSGNFGYNAATGEYGDMIEMGILDPAKVTRSALQAAASIGGLMITTQAMVADAPVEASAGGGMPDMGGMGGMGGMGGMM, encoded by the coding sequence ATGGCTGCTAAAGACGTAATTTTCGGCGACTCCGCCCGTAAGAAAATGCTTGTTGGTGTCAACATTCTGGCTGACGCTGTAAAAGCCACCCTGGGTCCGAAAGGCCGTAACGTTGTTCTGGCCAAGAGCTTCGGTGCTCCGACCATCACCAAAGACGGTGTGTCGGTTGCCAAGGAAATCGAACTCAAAGACACTTTCGAAAACATGGGCGCCCAACTGCTCAAAGACGTAGCCTCCAAGGCCAACGACGAAGCAGGCGACGGCACCACCACCGCGACCGTCCTGGCTCAGGCTATCGTCAGCGAAGGCCTGAAAGCCGTTGCTGCCGGCATGAACCCGATGGACCTCAAGCGTGGTATCGAAAAAGCCACCATCGCCATCGTCAAAGAGCTGAAGTCCCTGTCCAAGCCATGCGCCGACTCCAAGGCCATCGCTCAGGTCGGTACCATCTCGGCCAACTCCGACAACTCCATCGGTGACATCATTGCCGAAGCCATGGAAAAAGTCGGTAAAGAAGGCGTGATCACCGTCGAAGAAGGCTCGGGCCTGGAAAACGAACTGTCGGTCGTCGAAGGCATGCAGTTCGACCGCGGCTACCTGTCCCCTTACTTCGTCAACAAGCCGGACACCATGGTCGCCGAGCTGGATGGCCCTCTGCTGCTGCTGGTTGACAAGAAGATCTCCAACATTCGCGAACTGCTGCCAGTGCTGGAAGCCGTTGCCAAAGCCGGCCGTCCGCTGCTGATCGTGGCTGAAGACGTTGAAGGCGAAGCGCTGGCGACCCTGGTCGTCAACAACATGCGCGGCATCGTCAAGGTTGCTGCGGTCAAGGCCCCTGGCTTCGGCGACCGCCGCAAGGCCATGCTGCAGGACATCGCTGTCCTGACCGGCGGTACCGTGATCTCCGAAGAAATCGGCCTGAGCCTGGAGTCCGCTACCCTGGAGCACCTGGGTAACGCCAAGCGTGTGACCCTGTCCAAGGAAAACACCATCATCGTCGACGGCGCCGGTGTACAAGCCGACATCGAAGCGCGTATCGCCCAGATCCGCACTCAGGTTGGTGAGACGTCCTCGGACTACGACCGTGAAAAACTGCAAGAGCGCCTGGCCAAACTGGCTGGCGGTGTTGCCGTGATCAAGGTCGGTGCTGGCACCGAAGTCGAAATGAAAGAGAAGAAAGCCCGCGTTGAAGACGCCCTGCACGCTACCCGTGCAGCCGTCGAAGAAGGCGTGGTGCCTGGCGGTGGTGTTGCCCTGGTTCGTGCACTGCAAGCCATTGCCGATCTCAAAGGCGACAACGAAGAGCAGAACGTTGGTATCCAGCTGCTGCGTCGTGCTGTTGAAGCGCCACTGCGCCAGATCGTCGCCAACGCTGGCGACGAGCCAAGCGTGGTTGTCGACAAGGTCAAACAAGGTTCCGGCAACTTCGGTTACAACGCTGCTACCGGCGAGTACGGCGACATGATCGAAATGGGTATCCTCGACCCTGCCAAAGTAACCCGTTCGGCCCTGCAGGCTGCAGCTTCGATCGGTGGTCTGATGATCACCACCCAAGCCATGGTTGCTGACGCTCCAGTAGAAGCTTCTGCTGGTGGCGGCATGCCAGACATGGGCGGCATGGGTGGTATGGGCGGCATGGGCGGCATGATGTAA
- a CDS encoding co-chaperone GroES, with product MKLRPLHDRVVIRRSEEEKKTAGGIVLPGSAAEKANSGEVLAVGTGRVLDNGEVRALAVKVGDKVVFGPYSGSNTVKVDGEDLLVMAENEILAVIEG from the coding sequence ATGAAGCTTCGTCCTCTGCATGACCGCGTCGTTATCCGTCGCAGCGAAGAAGAGAAGAAAACCGCTGGCGGTATCGTTCTGCCAGGTTCGGCTGCCGAAAAAGCCAACAGCGGTGAAGTCCTTGCTGTAGGTACCGGCCGCGTCCTGGACAACGGTGAAGTGCGTGCGCTGGCCGTGAAAGTGGGTGACAAGGTGGTTTTCGGTCCTTACTCGGGCAGCAACACTGTGAAAGTTGACGGCGAAGACCTGCTGGTGATGGCTGAGAACGAGATTCTCGCTGTCATCGAAGGCTGA